Proteins co-encoded in one Brassica rapa cultivar Chiifu-401-42 chromosome A02, CAAS_Brap_v3.01, whole genome shotgun sequence genomic window:
- the LOC103851965 gene encoding PAP-specific phosphatase HAL2-like produces the protein MAEEFLATEMDTAVRVVHLASSLCVKVQDKLRLPSSTNGHVKSKDDDSPVTVADWGVQAIVSWVLAQVFGGQNLSIVAEEDTESLSKAESLGLLGAVSSAVNEALSEASTYGLPKPDKPLGTTEILEAIGRCSSVGGPKGRHWVLDPVDGTLGFVRGDQYAVALALIENGKVLLGVLGCPNYPVKKECLSNGCNSQSGAAGSVTKGCVMYAKRGSGQAWMQPLIPGGYPESATLLKVSSVDDPVLATVCEPVERANSNHLFTAGLTNSMGVRKQPMRVYSMVKYAAIACGDAEVFMKFAQSSYKEKIWDHAAGVVIVEEAGGVVTDAGGRNLDFSKGVYLEGLDRGIIACSGQVLHEKIIGAVYASWESSSL, from the exons ATGGCAGAGGAATTCTTGGCGACGGAGATGGACACGGCGGTGCGTGTAGTGCACCTCGCTTCTTCTCTGTGTGTTAAAGTTCAGGACAAGCTTCGTCTTCCTTCCTCGACCAACGGTCACGTTAAGTCCAAGGATGATGATTCCCCTGTCACCGTCGCAG ATTGGGGTGTTCAAGCTATTGTGAGCTGGGTTTTAGCCCAAGTTTTTGGCGGTCAAAACCTTTCTATTGTTGCTGAAGAGGACACCGAGTCTCTCTCCAAGGCCGAGTCATTAGGTCTCTTGGGAGCCGTCTCGAGCGCTGTCAATGAAGCTTTGTCTGAAGCTTCCACGTACGGGCTTCCAAAGCCAGACAAGCCCTTGGGAACTACAGAGATTCTAGAGGCTATTGGTCGATGCAGTTCCGTTGGAGGTCCTAAGGGGAGGCACTGGGTTCTTGATCCTGTCGATGGGACGTTAGGATTCGTTCGTGGTGATCAGTACGCTGTTGCTTTGGCTCTGATAGAGAACGGTAAAGTTCTGTTGGGAGTGTTGGGATGTCCTAACTATCCTGTCAAGAAAGAATGTTTAAGTAACGGTTGTAACAGCCAATCTGGAGCCGCTGGATCAGTAACCAAAGGGTGTGTCATGTATGCAAAGCGAGGTAGTGGTCAAGCTTGGATGCAACCGTTGATCCCCGGTGGGTATCCGGAATCTGCAACGCTTCTTAAGGTTTCATCAGTGGATGATCCGGTTCTAGCTACGGTTTGTGAGCCGGTGGAGAGAGCAAACTCAAACCACTTGTTCACTGCAGGACTTACCAACAGCATGGGAGTTAG GAAACAGCCTATGAGAGTGTACAGCATGGTGAAGTACGCAGCGATTGCGTGTGGAGACGCTGAAGTGTTTATGAAGTTTGCGCAGTCGAGTTACAAGGAGAAGATATGGGACCACGCAGCCGGAGTGGTGATTGTTGAAGAAGCTGGTGGTGTGGTGACTGATGCTGGAGGGAGGAACTTGGACTTCTCAAAAGGAGTTTACTTGGAAGGTCTTGACAGAGGAATCATAGCGTGTTCTGGTCAAGTTCTGCATGAGAAGATTATAGGTGCTGTTTATGCTAGTTGGGAGTCTTCCAGCCTCTGA